The DNA region AAAACTAGGTCTCTTATCTCTCCGACGTTGGATTCATATTCTCAAAAACCACCCATTCATTAATCATGTAAATGATTTTGGTCTATATATATTTAGGTTAACATTCTTGATTAGATTTTAATtccccaatatatatatatatatatatatgaattcgaAATGTAGGTTTATACACTCTAGCTGTTTGAATTTTGTGGATGGGAGACATTATTGTGACTCCACAATAATGATTCCGCACTCCTCTCTAATGATAAAAATGACTGATGAAGAgtgcataattactattttggagtgctaataatatTGTACATTTGAGGTGCATTTTCATAAAGCTAAAAAGTGATTATTGATGAGTTTTTTCTATGTACCATGGATGATTTCTTCTCACTCTGATAATCTGATTAGGTTTCATTCATTGCAATTTGTAAGAGAGATCAACATCGGGGTTTAAGATTGTCGTTGCTATCACTTATCAATAAGAATGTTTAGGCTTTTAATATGTTATTTAATTACCTGAAATAGGTACTGCATATGGATAGGAATGACTACTATGGAGGAGAGTCTACCTCACTCAATCTCAACCAGGTAAGTATCTTAATaatctttggtaatttttttGGCTACACAGtttggcatactttctggtgaGATGTTATAATGCATGTAATTTTTTACGGCTTCggtttgttttctatttttggaTTTTAGCTTTGGAAGCGATTCAGGGGAGAAGATAAGCCTCCAGAAACTTTGGGCTCGAGTAAAGACTACAATGTTGATATGATCCCCAAGGTAAAATGAATGATGCATATATTTCTTATGGTTGTTCTTTGATTCCTTTTCTTAGTTTTACTTTCACTTGCCCCCAATCTTTATATATAGGTGATGATCATGATGTAACATCTTCTGTGTTAatttgcatgttaatttttaagCCTGTCAATGATGTGATCTAGATATTCAGCAGCTCATCGGTTAGCAATAATCTCGTCTTTTACCATATTCAATGTTTCTCAATGAAGAAACCTGTTTCAGgaatttcattttgtttcatTAGTCTGAACTGTTTTATTACATGAAGTCTGCTTAAAAGCTGACTATTTCTGACAAGTGATCTCTTAAAAGTACTGGGTCATTCGATTTGTTCAACGTGTTGTTCTGATAATTTGATTCTTTACAACCTCTGTGTATTTTTGACAGTTCATGATGGCCAATGGTGGTTTGGTTCGCGTCCTGATTCACACTAACGTTACTAAATATCTGAATTTCAAGGCTGTTGATGGTAGTTTTGTGTATAACAAAGGGAAGGTGTGATTCCTAACAAGTTCCAATTTCATTTAGTGCTTACTCATCTGTCATCTAAACGACATATATGGAACCACTAACTTTGCTTCACCCTAATTTCGTTGTGATTGTGCATTATGTTTCCAGGTTCACAAAGTACCAGCTAATGATGTGGAAGCACTTAAATCTCCACTAATGGGATTATTTGAGAAACGACGAGCTCGCAAGTTTTTCATATATGTGCAAGACTATGATGAGAATGATCCAAAATCTCATGAAGGAATGGACCTCAACAAAGTTACAGCACGAGAGCTTATTTTGTACTTCTTCCTCACATCCAAAACCTCATTAATTGTGCTATATGTTTAATTTCTACACGATGGAATTAGAATTTTTTGTTTCTGACATAGGAAGTACGGGCTAGATGACAATACAGTTGATTTCATTGGGCATGCACTAGCTCTCCACCGAGATGATAATTACTTAGCCGAGCCTGCTATGGCTTTTGTGAAGAGGATGAAGGTAACAAAgcatgaattttttatttaaagaatGTTGGTGATTGATACTTATGACTATGAATAAGTTGCATATGTTCTACGAGGCAATATGGCAATATATGGACAATGGCAgatttttcaaaagcattaaTTAGAAGTACCCTAGAAATTTTTCTCAATTCAACTTTACAGTGTTCTATAATATGCTCTACCTCCTCTCGGAAAGTTATATGCAGAGTCGCTAGCACGCTTTCAAGGAGGATCTCCATATATTTATCCCCTGTATGGTCTAGGAGAGCTCCCCCAGGTATGCTTTCAACAATTAGTTCTAGTATCACTTGGATATGCAACTTAGTTCCTCCGACTATATGTGCTATGAAATTTGCAGGCTTTTGCTCGGTTGAGTGCTGTTTATGGCGGCACCTACATGCTCAGCAAGCCAGAATGCAaggtcatatttttttttttcatgcataTCGGAAATTTAAACCCACCCGTTTTGTTCGTATTATCAATACTTGACTGATGTTGCAAAATGGCAGGTAGAGTTTGAAAACAAGAAGGCCATTGGTGTGACTTCCGAAGGAGAAACTGCAAAATGCAAAAAAGTTGTATGTGATCCTTCATATTTGCCTGACAAGGTAACGTTGAGAAAAATTTTAATACCAGTAGGGTCATCTGGCATGAAAAGTTTTTTGAACTGATTTGAGTTCAAATCTCCATCTCGTGCAACAGGTGAAGAAGGTAGGGAAAGTTGCCCGTGCCATATGTATTATGAGTCATCCAATCCCAAACACCCAGGATTCTCACTCAGTCCAGGTTATTCTACCCCAGAAGCAACTTGGACGTAAATCTGATATGTAAGTTGCTACCTCGAATGCCAATAACAcaaattcaattaattattcTCTAATAGTAAGTCCTTATTCAAGGACCTTTCGAAGGACACTTGATCTGTACAAACATATGCATTTCAACCCACACAACAAGGGTTAAGTTAAATGCGTTATTTGTTTGCATAGGTCGTTTTCATTTTGTGTCATTCCTCCATAGAACTCAAAATCATTGAGAATCGGGTAACATGTAATGTCGTAATGTCGTAcctagtgcacaaggctcccactTTACGTAGGGTctaggagaggtgaatgtcggctagccttacccccatttatggagaggctgctcccaagtctcgaacctgaGACCTactgctcatgggcgaaggcacttgccaaagcatatataaaataaacacaAGTTGTATGACGATGCCATACTCATGGTGCTTGCTAGAAGCCACATTGCGATTAGAATTAAATTATCATGAGAACGGTAAGACCTTGCAAATGAAGTTCTTTGACCGGATATGCCTCTGTTGCAGGTACTTGTTTTGCTGCTCCTACTCCCATAATGTAGCTCCAAAAGGGAAATACATTGCCTTTGTTTTAACAGAGGCAGAGACCGATAACCCCCAAGTGGAACTGAAGCCTGGAACAGATCTCCTTGGGGCTGTAGATGAAATCTTTTTTGACACTTACGACAGATACGAACCTACTAACCAGGATGCTGGGGACAATTGTTTCATATCCGCGGTG from Malus domestica chromosome 01, GDT2T_hap1 includes:
- the LOC103422924 gene encoding guanosine nucleotide diphosphate dissociation inhibitor At5g09550-like isoform X1 is translated as MDEEYDVIVLGTGLKECILSGLLSVDGLKVLHMDRNDYYGGESTSLNLNQLWKRFRGEDKPPETLGSSKDYNVDMIPKFMMANGGLVRVLIHTNVTKYLNFKAVDGSFVYNKGKVHKVPANDVEALKSPLMGLFEKRRARKFFIYVQDYDENDPKSHEGMDLNKVTARELILKYGLDDNTVDFIGHALALHRDDNYLAEPAMAFVKRMKLYAESLARFQGGSPYIYPLYGLGELPQAFARLSAVYGGTYMLSKPECKVEFENKKAIGVTSEGETAKCKKVVCDPSYLPDKVKKVGKVARAICIMSHPIPNTQDSHSVQVILPQKQLGRKSDMYLFCCSYSHNVAPKGKYIAFVLTEAETDNPQVELKPGTDLLGAVDEIFFDTYDRYEPTNQDAGDNCFISASYDATTHFETTVQDVIAMYSKITGKDLISSCFIHKSVEVTFELLHQYSKLIYLTAPCFQALDLSVDLSAASAAEE
- the LOC103422924 gene encoding guanosine nucleotide diphosphate dissociation inhibitor At5g09550-like isoform X2, with translation MDEEYDVIVLGTGLKECILSGLLSVDGLKVLHMDRNDYYGGESTSLNLNQLWKRFRGEDKPPETLGSSKDYNVDMIPKFMMANGGLVRVLIHTNVTKYLNFKAVDGSFVYNKGKVHKVPANDVEALKSPLMGLFEKRRARKFFIYVQDYDENDPKSHEGMDLNKVTARELILKYGLDDNTVDFIGHALALHRDDNYLAEPAMAFVKRMKLYAESLARFQGGSPYIYPLYGLGELPQAFARLSAVYGGTYMLSKPECKVEFENKKAIGVTSEGETAKCKKVVCDPSYLPDKVKKVGKVARAICIMSHPIPNTQDSHSVQVILPQKQLGRKSDMYLFCCSYSHNVAPKGKYIAFVLTEAETDNPQVELKPGTDLLGAVDEIFFDTYDRYEPTNQDAGDNCFISASYDATTHFETTVQDVIAMYSKITGKALDLSVDLSAASAAEE